One window of the Ochrobactrum vermis genome contains the following:
- a CDS encoding peroxiredoxin family protein, with translation MGFHPVAPDWRTSEWLNTPEPLTLAALRDRVVMVCAFQMLCPGCVSQGLPQAQRVGSLFSPSEIAVIGLHSVFEHHDAMGPNALRAFLHEYRIGFPVGIDEPDGLSLPHTMRTYGFEGTPTTLLIDRDGRLRRQTLGHVPDLHLGAELMALIGERPSTVTRGDTTPSGVCTPDGCS, from the coding sequence ATGGGTTTCCATCCAGTTGCGCCGGATTGGCGCACCAGCGAATGGCTCAACACGCCCGAGCCGCTGACACTTGCAGCATTGCGCGACCGCGTTGTCATGGTCTGCGCTTTCCAGATGCTGTGTCCGGGCTGTGTGTCCCAGGGCCTACCCCAGGCTCAACGCGTCGGCAGCCTGTTCTCACCATCCGAGATTGCCGTCATCGGGCTCCATAGCGTCTTCGAGCACCACGATGCGATGGGGCCGAATGCGCTTCGCGCCTTTCTCCATGAATACCGCATCGGCTTTCCGGTCGGGATCGACGAGCCCGATGGCCTGTCGCTGCCCCACACCATGCGCACCTACGGATTCGAGGGGACCCCGACGACCCTGCTCATCGACCGCGACGGACGCCTCCGACGTCAGACCCTGGGCCACGTCCCCGATCTCCACCTCGGCGCAGAGCTCATGGCGCTGATCGGCGAACGTCCATCCACGGTAACCCGGGGCGACACTACGCCATCCGGGGTCTGCACGCCCGATGGTTGCTCCTGA
- the pdxY gene encoding pyridoxal kinase, whose product MTHVISIQSQVVYGHVGNSAAVFPLQVKGWEVAAIPTVLLSNNPHYPTTHGKVLEADLVAELLQGLEERGCVDTARVLVTGYLGSVENGELISEFVARAVERNPNLIYVCDPVMGDDDLGLYVKEGLIDTFRQHLTPMASVITPNQYELELLAGHKARSAEGVSAAVRILSERGVRGAAVTGCVLDDTEPGFVETVIWSNGGLTRIPVQRLPIRPTGTGDLFTALLVAKLCEGIALAEAGIAATEEIRAVLERTHADASREMRITGFPFAAARHPKPVA is encoded by the coding sequence ATGACGCACGTCATCTCGATCCAGAGCCAGGTGGTCTACGGCCATGTCGGCAACAGCGCGGCGGTCTTCCCCCTGCAGGTCAAGGGGTGGGAGGTCGCGGCCATACCCACAGTTCTCCTCTCCAACAATCCGCATTACCCGACCACACATGGCAAGGTGCTCGAAGCGGATCTTGTCGCTGAACTGCTTCAGGGCCTGGAAGAGCGCGGATGCGTCGACACGGCGCGCGTGCTTGTTACGGGCTATCTGGGTTCCGTCGAGAACGGCGAGCTGATCTCGGAATTCGTCGCGCGGGCGGTCGAGCGTAACCCCAACCTGATCTATGTCTGCGACCCGGTCATGGGTGACGACGATCTCGGGCTCTACGTCAAGGAAGGTCTGATCGACACGTTCCGGCAACATCTCACTCCAATGGCGTCTGTCATCACCCCCAATCAGTACGAGCTCGAATTGCTAGCTGGACACAAGGCGCGGTCGGCCGAAGGCGTGAGCGCGGCTGTGCGAATTCTCTCGGAGCGTGGTGTTCGCGGCGCCGCGGTCACGGGATGCGTGCTCGACGATACCGAGCCGGGCTTCGTCGAGACCGTCATATGGTCCAACGGGGGTCTGACGCGGATACCCGTCCAGCGTCTGCCCATTCGTCCCACCGGAACAGGGGATCTCTTCACCGCGCTGCTGGTCGCCAAGCTATGCGAGGGAATAGCGCTTGCCGAAGCCGGCATTGCCGCGACGGAGGAAATCCGCGCCGTGCTCGAAAGAACCCATGCCGACGCCTCCAGGGAAATGCGCATAACCGGCTTTCCGTTTGCGGCGGCAAGACATCCCAAACCGGTCGCCTGA
- a CDS encoding L-lactate permease, which yields MVYLIWSLPALAVIAALASGRIGTLAASLIGVAMALVVSLVTAPEAFRISEAVVAMVRGAWIGWIVVPYILGGLLFWQMAIRPGDAAMPVETSLPDARARRRLLFTACFLIGPFAESATGFGVGIIGTMMLVRRLEMSPVYLLVFSLLSQTMILWGGMGSGAIVAAAFARTDPTTLAVNSSFFLVAFNILWLPIYWRMADSAGINAGWRERCSEAVWLGASLAFVIAATSILGPEVAMLAAYGPIIVLRFLIDEQPDPATLARAFNRMLPFAVLIGWLVITRLVPPLTNTLEQLGRLEPFEGAPEWSPLFHAGTWLVIAAILTALLRGHTAAFPAEIKAAWKTGRLAVLAIITFSMMAELLSGSGIARGLASGLFEALGRWSVVLTPIISSVFGALSNSGNAANGLFMASQVSLATEAELNAAAIIALQHIASLSLTMISPVRISIVCSLAGTPGREREAYRAMLPFGLVIIAVLLIASLLIALRVI from the coding sequence TTGGTCTATCTTATATGGAGCTTGCCCGCGCTCGCGGTCATCGCTGCGCTTGCAAGCGGTCGGATCGGTACGCTCGCCGCTTCGCTGATTGGTGTCGCCATGGCGCTTGTAGTCTCTCTCGTGACAGCGCCGGAAGCATTTCGAATCTCCGAGGCCGTCGTCGCCATGGTGCGTGGTGCTTGGATCGGCTGGATAGTGGTCCCCTATATCCTCGGCGGCCTGCTGTTCTGGCAGATGGCGATCCGGCCCGGCGACGCGGCCATGCCCGTCGAGACATCGCTGCCGGACGCGCGTGCGCGGCGACGCCTGCTGTTCACCGCGTGCTTTCTGATCGGCCCCTTTGCCGAATCCGCGACCGGCTTCGGCGTCGGCATCATTGGAACGATGATGCTGGTGCGGCGACTCGAAATGTCGCCTGTCTATCTGCTCGTCTTCAGCCTGCTCAGCCAGACCATGATCCTGTGGGGCGGCATGGGCAGCGGAGCAATCGTCGCTGCAGCCTTCGCCCGCACTGACCCGACAACACTCGCCGTAAACTCCAGCTTCTTCCTTGTCGCCTTCAACATCCTCTGGTTGCCGATCTATTGGCGTATGGCCGACAGTGCGGGGATCAACGCCGGCTGGCGCGAACGATGCAGCGAAGCTGTTTGGCTTGGCGCCAGTCTCGCCTTCGTAATAGCCGCCACTTCAATACTCGGCCCGGAAGTGGCGATGCTCGCCGCCTATGGCCCCATCATCGTGCTACGCTTTCTGATCGATGAGCAGCCGGACCCCGCGACACTGGCGCGGGCCTTCAACCGGATGCTTCCTTTTGCCGTTCTGATCGGCTGGCTGGTCATCACGCGTCTTGTGCCACCGCTTACGAACACCCTCGAACAGCTTGGCCGTCTTGAGCCGTTTGAGGGTGCACCGGAATGGTCGCCGCTTTTTCACGCGGGCACCTGGCTCGTAATCGCCGCGATCCTGACTGCGCTTTTGCGCGGCCACACCGCCGCCTTTCCGGCGGAGATCAAGGCGGCCTGGAAGACCGGCCGGCTTGCCGTGCTCGCCATTATCACCTTCTCGATGATGGCCGAACTACTATCGGGCTCGGGCATCGCGCGCGGGCTTGCGTCCGGCCTGTTCGAGGCTCTCGGCAGATGGTCTGTCGTTCTGACCCCAATCATCTCGTCGGTGTTCGGCGCCCTGTCCAATAGCGGGAACGCCGCCAACGGCTTGTTCATGGCCTCACAAGTGAGCCTGGCGACCGAGGCAGAACTGAATGCGGCTGCTATCATCGCATTGCAGCACATCGCCTCTCTGTCGCTGACCATGATCTCGCCGGTACGAATTTCGATCGTCTGCAGCCTCGCAGGAACGCCAGGGCGTGAACGTGAAGCCTATCGCGCCATGCTGCCTTTCGGCCTCGTCATCATTGCCGTGCTGCTTATAGCGTCGCTGCTTATTGCCCTAAGGGTCATCTGA
- a CDS encoding YggS family pyridoxal phosphate-dependent enzyme, which translates to MIDSDTPLSEADLQRFGPDPLTAFRTNLASVETRISNACARAGRERASVRLLPITKTVPAHVLRYAYAAGIRSFGENKIQEATTKLDMLHDLAIDWSIVGHLQTNKEKYLTRFAWEFHALDSLRLADQLNKRLEREDRFLDVYVQVNTSSEESKFGLHPDALMPFVDTLDQFTRLKPRGLMTLTLFSSDMTKVRPCFALLRALRDEAVKRHPDLTGLSMGMTGDFEGAIEEGATVVRVGQAIFGKRPMPDSYDWPEAQVTP; encoded by the coding sequence ATGATCGACTCTGACACGCCTCTTTCCGAAGCCGACCTCCAACGCTTCGGACCTGACCCGCTCACCGCCTTCCGCACCAATCTGGCGTCGGTGGAGACGCGCATCAGCAATGCCTGTGCACGCGCCGGGCGCGAGCGCGCCTCCGTGCGCCTGCTCCCGATCACCAAGACGGTCCCCGCCCATGTATTACGCTACGCCTATGCGGCCGGCATCCGTTCCTTCGGCGAGAACAAGATCCAGGAGGCGACGACCAAGCTCGATATGCTGCACGATCTCGCCATCGACTGGAGTATTGTCGGTCATCTCCAAACCAACAAGGAGAAGTACCTGACCCGCTTCGCCTGGGAGTTCCACGCCCTCGACAGCCTACGGCTTGCCGACCAGCTCAACAAACGCCTGGAACGCGAAGACCGCTTCCTCGACGTATATGTCCAGGTCAACACCTCGAGCGAGGAGAGCAAGTTCGGCCTCCATCCGGACGCGCTCATGCCTTTTGTCGATACGCTCGACCAGTTCACGCGCCTCAAGCCGCGCGGCCTGATGACCCTCACGCTGTTCAGCTCCGACATGACCAAAGTCAGGCCGTGCTTCGCGCTGCTGCGGGCGCTGCGCGACGAGGCTGTCAAGCGCCATCCGGACCTGACCGGACTTTCCATGGGCATGACCGGCGATTTCGAGGGAGCCATCGAGGAAGGGGCGACCGTCGTCAGGGTCGGGCAGGCGATCTTCGGCAAGCGCCCGATGCCCGACAGCTATGACTGGCCCGAGGCGCAGGTGACCCCATGA
- a CDS encoding GntR family transcriptional regulator yields MTTRSRNAASVSGSGVLSHSLVRQSGATGWKPISCSPNPSADRQGRQRRDHVSKIVRRAPLLIERPSLVDTSTHIARLACLDQPVDENLDRPVSAVAPCAGRLGHRGWLGAREIYEALKQQILGGVFGTEGPLASSRALAQELGVSRSTVSVAYDQLLAEGFIEVRRGARPRVAVVGPERGKRAERRAGSFHLSTYGERVGVLAVQPIAAAGKAIVDFRYGIVASAGSVWFLIHAWRVYRSSAGADIEGDGPGAPHNAPAKGLFRYSILWLFALFGAVLIEGLLA; encoded by the coding sequence ATGACAACGCGGTCGCGCAATGCTGCAAGTGTCAGCGGCTCGGGCGTGTTGAGCCATTCGCTGGTGCGCCAATCCGGCGCAACTGGATGGAAACCCATCTCATGTTCTCCAAATCCAAGCGCGGATCGGCAAGGCCGTCAGCGACGTGACCACGTCAGCAAGATTGTTCGTCGGGCCCCGCTGCTTATCGAGCGTCCGAGTCTTGTCGACACCTCTACTCATATCGCCAGACTGGCTTGCTTAGACCAGCCAGTTGATGAGAACCTAGATAGGCCAGTTTCAGCGGTTGCGCCTTGTGCTGGCAGGCTTGGGCATCGCGGCTGGCTGGGCGCCCGGGAAATCTATGAGGCGCTCAAGCAACAAATCCTCGGCGGCGTTTTCGGGACAGAAGGCCCTCTGGCTTCATCGCGCGCCCTTGCCCAGGAGTTGGGGGTTTCGCGGTCGACGGTCTCTGTCGCCTACGACCAATTGTTGGCCGAGGGTTTCATCGAAGTTCGTCGGGGCGCCCGGCCGCGCGTCGCCGTCGTGGGGCCGGAGCGCGGTAAAAGGGCGGAGAGGCGGGCCGGTTCGTTTCACCTGTCGACCTATGGCGAAAGGGTGGGCGTGCTGGCGGTTCAACCCATTGCTGCGGCAGGCAAAGCGATCGTCGATTTCCGCTATGGCATCGTGGCGAGCGCCGGAAGCGTGTGGTTCCTTATTCACGCCTGGCGCGTCTATCGCAGTTCGGCCGGCGCCGATATCGAAGGCGATGGTCCTGGCGCACCTCACAACGCCCCGGCGAAGGGGCTGTTTCGGTATTCGATCCTTTGGCTCTTTGCCCTGTTCGGCGCTGTGCTCATTGAAGGGCTGCTTGCATGA